A stretch of DNA from Longimicrobium sp.:
CCTGCCGTGGGGATCGTCTCCGCGGAGCGCGGGCTTGCGGCCGCGGGGCGGGAGGCGTTCCACCGGGTGATGGGCGTCTATCGGCGCGAACGCGTTCTGAGCGCGCTGGGCGTGCTGGGCATTCTCCTGGGGCTGGGGTGCGCGGCGGCCATCGGCATTCGCGGGGGCGAGTTCGTGGCGCCCGAGGGGCATCTGCGCAAGGCGATGACGTTCGACATCGCGGTCGGTATCTACGTGCTCACCCTGGTATTGTGCCTGCCGCTGGCCCGCTTTTCCCCGCGCGGGCTGGCCACCTGGCGCGCGTTCAGCGTGGTGCTGATGCTGTACGCGTACGCGATCGAAACCGTGCAGATCGCGCGCGGGCTGGACCCGCGGTTCAGCAAGGTGGCGCCGGTGCGGGACCAGATCCTGGGCGGCGTATTCTTTCTGACGGCGCTGGGGATGATCGTGCTGTTCGCCGTGCTGGCGTGGAAGATCCTGCGGCGGCGGATGGACGGCGCCGACGCGCCGCTGCTGCTGGCCCTTCGCTACGGCGCCGCGTCTACCTTCGCCGCGTTCGCGGCCGGGCTGTGGATGAGCGCCGTCCAGGGATCGCGCGCCGGGGCCGGGGCCAGCATCCTGCCGCTGCACGCGGCCGGGTTCCACGGCCTGCAGGCGCTGCCGCTGGTCGCCATCCTGCTCACCTGGGCCGCGGTGGGCGCGGCGCGCGCGCAGCCGTGGATTCACGCGGCGGGGATCGCCTGGCTCGCGGCCGTCGCGGCCATCGCCTGGCAGACGGTGGAGGGCCGCGCCATGCTGGAGGCCTCGCCCGCCATGGCGCTGGCCGCCGGATCGCTGCTGGCCTGGGCCCTCGTCGCCGCACTCGCCGTGCGCACCTGGCTCCAGGCGGGCTCACGGCCGGCGCGCGCCATCCGCCCCGCGGCGGCCTGAGTGGAGCGGGGGCGGGCGATGCGGCCGAACCCGCGCCATAGCCCGTAGTCCACGAAGGTGGACTTCGTGTCGTCGTTGCCGCGAATTCATTTCGCCCCAGCGGTATCGGCTTTCATCCTCGGCCGGCCGATCAGCCGCAGTAACGGCCGGTGCGAGTCTTCAGCCCGGGGCCGAAGATGAACGCCAACGCAAACGAACTCCTTTCGCACGGGCCGCAGCGCCGTAGATTCACGTTCGTGCCGCAGGTCCACGCCGGACTGCCGGTCCGGCGATCCATCCCCCAGACTTCCAACCACCCGATGATCAAGATACAGCGTGGGGCCGCCGGTGTAGCGGCGGCGTGCCTGATGGCGGCCTGTGCCCCGTCCGCCGGCGCGGGCCTGCAGATGCAGCCCGGAACGGCGCCCCCCATCCGCGTGGGCCAGACGGTGCAGGGCACCCTGGCCGACACCGATCCCTCGGGGCTGGAGCGGGGACCGTTCGACGCGTACCGGTTCGACGCCACAGCCGGGCAGCAGCTGGTGGCCACCATGGAATCCGACACCTTCGACACGTACCTCACCGTGGGCCGGCTGTACGGCCCCGTGATGGACGTGGTGGACTCCGACGACGACGGGGGCAGCGGCGGCGAAGGCACCAACTCGCAAATGCGCTTTACCGTTCCCGCCACCGGTGCGTACGTGCTGATCGCCCAGTCGTTCGCCGAGGAGGGCCGCGGGGCATATACGCTGTCGCTGAACCAGGCACCCGCGCCCACCACCGGGGCGTCGCAGGCCATCACCCTGGGACAGCCCGTCACGGGCGAGATCGCCGAGACCGACAACGTCGCGGACGAGGACGACGCCTTCTACGACGCGTACACCTTTGCCGGGCGCGCCGGGCAGCGCATCGCCATCACCCTGGAATCCGAGGACTTCGACACCTACCTGCGGGTCGGGCGCATGGAAGGCGGGTCGTTCGAGGAGCTGGAAAGCGACGACGACGGGGCCGGCGGCCAGGGCACCAACTCCATGGTGCGCATGACGCTGGAGGAAGACGGGCAGTACGTGATCCGCGTCAGCCCGCTGGGCGGGGGCGAGGGCGCGTACACGCTTCGGCTGGAGGAGCGCGCGGCGGCACGCGGTCCGCAGCCCGCGCAGCCGCTGCAGGCCGGGGTGCGCGCGCAGGGCGTGCTGGACGAGGATGATCCCGTGCTGGAGTCCGACAACTCGTACTACGACCTGTGGTCGTACCAGGGCCGCGAGGGCGAGGCGCTGACGATCCAGATGATGTCGGAGGACTTCGACACGTACGTGGCCATCGGCCGGATGGTGAACGGCGAGTGGGAGGAGGTCGCCTCGATGGACGATGGCGGCGAGGGCACCAATACGCTGCTGGAAGTGACCCTTCCCGCCACGGGCGAGTACGTGATCCGCGCCAACTCCTTCGGCGCCGAGGAAACGGGCAGCTACACCCTGCTGGTAGAGACCTCTCGCGACCGCTGATTCGGAACGAACAGCCTCACGCGAGAGCCGCAGAGACGCAGGGAAACGAAGAGACAGAGGAGGAGCCGGGATCAGCCTGGTTCCTCCTTTTCCTTCTCTTTCCTTTCTCTCTCTGCGGTTCTGCGTCTCTGCGTCTCTGCATGAGGCCCTTCGTTTGGATTCCTTTGGTCTGGCTGAGGGGCGAACGTTTTCAGCCATCGACGGACCGCGGGGTGGCGTGGAACGCGCAAATGCCTTATATTCAGGGGTTTGCGAGAAGAGACGAAACTCACCTTGTGGTCCGCCGACGCGAAACTGTGCGGGTCGCACGCAATCTGACCCGGAAGTGACGAGCCCGGGCACGCTGCGGAAATACGGAACAGGAAAAGAATGCGATTCGACGAGTTGGACCTTGCGCCGGAGCTTCTCCGGAACGTGAGGGAACTGGGCTATGACATCCCCACCCCCATTCAGCAGCAGGCCATTCCCTTCGCCCTGGAGGGCCGTGACGTGCTGGGCCGCGCGCCCACCGGTACGGGCAAGACCGCTGCCTTCATGCTTCCCACCCTCAACCGGCTTCGCGGCAAGGAAGGGCTGCGCGCGCTGGTGCTGTGCCCCACCCGCGAACTGGCCATCCAGGTGGCGGAGAACGCGCGGATGTATTCGCGCGGCACCGAGCTGTTCGTGGGCATCGTGTACGGCGGCACGCCGCTGGACAAGGACCTCCGCGACCTGCGCGCCGGCATCGAGGTGCTGGTGGCCACGCCCGGCCGCCTGAACGACCACCTGGAGCGCGGCAACGTAGACCTGAGCAACGTAGAGGTGCTGATCCTGGACGAAGCCGACCGCATGCTCGACATGGGCTTCAAGCCGCAGATCGACCAGATCATGCGGCGCTGCCGCCGGACGGGGCGCCAGACGCTGCTGTTCTCGGCCACCATGCCCAACTCGGTGAAATCGCTCGCCTACGAGCTGCTGAACGACCCCATCACGGTCGAGGCGGCGCCCAAGGTCACCACGGCCGAAGGGGTGGAGCAGTTCGTCTACCCGGTGGAAACGAGCAAGAAGACCGAGCTGCTGCTGCACATCCTCAAGCAGGAAGAGGTGCGCACGGCGCTGGTGTTCAGCCGCACCAAGTTCGGCGCCGACCGCATCGCCGGCCAGCTGACGCGCGCCGGGCTGACGGTGGAGGTGATGCACAGCGACCGCAACATGGCGCAGCGGGTGCGGGCGCTGGAGGCGTTCCGCAGCGGTGACGTGAAGGTGCTGATCGCGACGGACGTGGCCCAGCGCGGCATCGACGTCGAGGGCATCAGCCACGTGATCAACTACGACGCCCCGCGCGATCCCGAGGGCTACGTGCACCGCGTGGGCCGCACGGCGCGCGCCGGCGAGACGGGCGTGGCCATCACGTTCATGTCGGGCGGCGAGATCGGCGACGTGGCGGCGGTGGAGCACCTGCTGGGTTCGCGCATCGCGCGGGTGAACGTGCCCGGGTTCAGCGTGTTCGCCGAGGAGAGCATCGACGGCGCGCCGCAGGTGACCACGATCACGATGCCGGCCGAGACCAAGAAGGAGCAGCGCGCCGCGCGTGGCCGCAAGATGGGCAAGCACGCGGGCAAGGAGCTGTCGCCCGAGGAGCTCCAGAAGCTTCTGGGCACCAGCAGCGCGGCCTGATAGGCAGCGGATTCGATGGACGAAGGGCGGCTCCCGAGAGGGGGCCGCCGTTTTTCGTGGCCAGGACGATCTGTCACCGTCGCAGCCAAGGCGCGGCAGAGGTACCGTAGCGTCGGCCTCGGCTGCCGTGGGGCCCTCACCCGGCCGCGCTGACACGCGTGCCACCCTCTCCCGCAAGCGGGAGAGGGTGTACACACCAGACTCACGCGCGCAGGGCCAGCCGAAGCGCGATCGAATTCTCCCCTCTCCGCATGCGCGGCATGCGGGGAAGGGCCGGGGGAGGGGCCACCCGGGGGACCGCGCCCAGACCATCCGAATCACACTCGAATTCTCCCTTTCCCCTGCGAAGCGGGGGAGAGGGCCGGGGAGAGGGGGCTCCCAGGGAACTGCGCCGTCACCCCTCGAATCGCACCGCTTGCAAGCCTCGGGGACGTGCGCCCGAAGCCGTCGTGACCGCTTCCGCGCCCGAGCATCGAGGTGTCCTCGGCAAGATCCTTCGGCCCGCACAGGGTGGTGTGCGGGCCGGTCTGGTGCGCTTGGGCCTCTGGATGACACGCCTTGGTGCACGGCGACGGGGGTCTATTGCTTACGGAACCGCACGGAAAAGCCCGCCCCCCGGAACCGGGAGGCGGGCTTCTCGTTTCCATCGAGCGGCCGCGATCAGGTCTTGAAGCCGCTGACCAGCTCGCGCATCCGCTCGGCGGCGTGCAGCAGCTCGGCGCTGGAGGCCGACATCTCCTGCGTGGCGGCCGACTGCTCTTCGGCGGCGGCCGAGACCTCTTCGGCGCTGGCGGCGTGCGACTCGGAGGTGGTGGACACCTCCGTCAGCGCAGACTCCACCCCGCCCATCGCCTGCGAATTGCGCACGGCGGCTGCCTCTACCTGGTTGGCCGCCAGGCGTACCCCGTCCACCGCCGCCAGGATCTGCTCCAGCGCGCTGTCGGCGCCGCGCGACACCTCTTCGACGTCGGCCACCTTTTCGGTGCTGCGCCCCATGGTGCCCACGACCTCGGAAATGCGGCCGCGGATGGCCTGCACGTTCTGCGCGACCTCGTTGGCCGCGCGGGCCGAGCCCTCCGCCAGCTTCCGCACCTCTTCGGCCACCACCGCGAAGCCGCGGCCGTGCTCGCCCGCGCGCGCCGCCTCGATGGCCGCGTTCAGCGCCAGCAGGTTGGTCTGCCGCGCGATGGCGGTGATCGTCTCCACGAAGCGGTCGATCTGGGCAGAGGTCTGCGCCAGCTCGTTCACCTGGCTGGCCGACTCGGTGACCACCTCGCGGATCTCCAGCAGCCGCTGCAGCGCCCCAGACACCTCGGTGCGGCTCTGCGCGGCCACCACGTAGATCTGCTCGGAAAGCGACGTCACCATCTGCGAGGCGTGGGCGATCTCGTCGGAGCGCTGCCCCATCTCCTCGAGCGCGTCGCGGGTGGCCTGCAGCCCCTGCGACTGCGTTTCGGCGCCGCCGGCGATGCCCACCATGGCCGTGGCCACCTCGCCGCTGGAGGCAGCCACCTCTTCGCTGATGCTGGACAGGTCCGAGGCGAAGTTGCTGATGCGCTGCGCCGTTCCCGCGGTTTCGCCCACGATGTTGCGCAGCTGCCCGGCCATCTGCTCGAAGGCGCCGGCCAGCGTGGCGAACTCGCGCGTCATCCCCGCCGTCTGGCCGTTGAAGCTCACGCGAAGGTCGCCCTCGCCCAGCTGCGTGGCGGCCAGCTCAAGCGTGCGCAGCGGCGTCTGGATCTGCCGCAGCACCAGGAAGATGAGCCCGGCGGTGAACAGGCCCGCCAGCAGCCCGAGGCCGCCCAGCAGCAGCTGCCAGCGGCTCACCTCGCCGCGCAGCTCGCGGGCGGCGTCGGTCACCTTCTGCGTCTGCGCGGCGCTGATGGCGCGGATGGACTGCTCCAGCTCCCGCGTCTGCGGGCGCACTACCGCCACGCGGCGCAGCGCCGCGTCACGCTCGCCGACGTCCACCTGGGCGTGCGCCAGGGCGTACTCCACCTCGATGCGCTGGTGCGCCTGCTCGATGGCGGCGATCTGCTGGCTCTCGGCGGTGGACAGGTTCTCCAGGTCGCGGTAGCGGCGCCGCGACTCGTGCGCCTGCCTGCCGTACTGCGAGAACGCCTGCGCGAACTGCGGGTCGGGGCTCACCAGGTAGCGCTCGCCCGCGGCGATCTGGTTGAGGATCAGCGACTCCAGCGAGGTGCCGATTTCGGAGCTTGTGCGCAGCTGCGACATGCGGCTTTCCATGTCGCGCGACAGCTTCTGCAGCACCATCACCGACGTGACGGCGCCGATCATCGACACGGCGACGATCACGG
This window harbors:
- a CDS encoding ABA4-like family protein; its protein translation is MYLFLYNVAGFAMLGWLLLIVLPAWRVTRWIAERSVFPVFLSVLYLAGILPLLAQLGPGIMRDFGSAEGVIRLLANPSVALVAWIHILAFDQAVALVIYRDNMRERYLPLPVQSVVLVFTLMFGPLGYVGYLALRRLSRGRREALAQPAETQPAVGIVSAERGLAAAGREAFHRVMGVYRRERVLSALGVLGILLGLGCAAAIGIRGGEFVAPEGHLRKAMTFDIAVGIYVLTLVLCLPLARFSPRGLATWRAFSVVLMLYAYAIETVQIARGLDPRFSKVAPVRDQILGGVFFLTALGMIVLFAVLAWKILRRRMDGADAPLLLALRYGAASTFAAFAAGLWMSAVQGSRAGAGASILPLHAAGFHGLQALPLVAILLTWAAVGAARAQPWIHAAGIAWLAAVAAIAWQTVEGRAMLEASPAMALAAGSLLAWALVAALAVRTWLQAGSRPARAIRPAAA
- a CDS encoding PPC domain-containing protein, with protein sequence MIKIQRGAAGVAAACLMAACAPSAGAGLQMQPGTAPPIRVGQTVQGTLADTDPSGLERGPFDAYRFDATAGQQLVATMESDTFDTYLTVGRLYGPVMDVVDSDDDGGSGGEGTNSQMRFTVPATGAYVLIAQSFAEEGRGAYTLSLNQAPAPTTGASQAITLGQPVTGEIAETDNVADEDDAFYDAYTFAGRAGQRIAITLESEDFDTYLRVGRMEGGSFEELESDDDGAGGQGTNSMVRMTLEEDGQYVIRVSPLGGGEGAYTLRLEERAAARGPQPAQPLQAGVRAQGVLDEDDPVLESDNSYYDLWSYQGREGEALTIQMMSEDFDTYVAIGRMVNGEWEEVASMDDGGEGTNTLLEVTLPATGEYVIRANSFGAEETGSYTLLVETSRDR
- a CDS encoding DEAD/DEAH box helicase, with translation MRFDELDLAPELLRNVRELGYDIPTPIQQQAIPFALEGRDVLGRAPTGTGKTAAFMLPTLNRLRGKEGLRALVLCPTRELAIQVAENARMYSRGTELFVGIVYGGTPLDKDLRDLRAGIEVLVATPGRLNDHLERGNVDLSNVEVLILDEADRMLDMGFKPQIDQIMRRCRRTGRQTLLFSATMPNSVKSLAYELLNDPITVEAAPKVTTAEGVEQFVYPVETSKKTELLLHILKQEEVRTALVFSRTKFGADRIAGQLTRAGLTVEVMHSDRNMAQRVRALEAFRSGDVKVLIATDVAQRGIDVEGISHVINYDAPRDPEGYVHRVGRTARAGETGVAITFMSGGEIGDVAAVEHLLGSRIARVNVPGFSVFAEESIDGAPQVTTITMPAETKKEQRAARGRKMGKHAGKELSPEELQKLLGTSSAA
- a CDS encoding HAMP domain-containing methyl-accepting chemotaxis protein, with product MSAAWNTGGRGTLKRWLYLGGAVIVAVSMIGAVTSVMVLQKLSRDMESRMSQLRTSSEIGTSLESLILNQIAAGERYLVSPDPQFAQAFSQYGRQAHESRRRYRDLENLSTAESQQIAAIEQAHQRIEVEYALAHAQVDVGERDAALRRVAVVRPQTRELEQSIRAISAAQTQKVTDAARELRGEVSRWQLLLGGLGLLAGLFTAGLIFLVLRQIQTPLRTLELAATQLGEGDLRVSFNGQTAGMTREFATLAGAFEQMAGQLRNIVGETAGTAQRISNFASDLSSISEEVAASSGEVATAMVGIAGGAETQSQGLQATRDALEEMGQRSDEIAHASQMVTSLSEQIYVVAAQSRTEVSGALQRLLEIREVVTESASQVNELAQTSAQIDRFVETITAIARQTNLLALNAAIEAARAGEHGRGFAVVAEEVRKLAEGSARAANEVAQNVQAIRGRISEVVGTMGRSTEKVADVEEVSRGADSALEQILAAVDGVRLAANQVEAAAVRNSQAMGGVESALTEVSTTSESHAASAEEVSAAAEEQSAATQEMSASSAELLHAAERMRELVSGFKT